A stretch of the Lolium perenne isolate Kyuss_39 chromosome 3, Kyuss_2.0, whole genome shotgun sequence genome encodes the following:
- the LOC127346053 gene encoding uncharacterized protein has protein sequence MPSRALLCASSAAARLLPSTRTNPSSPSLLAVAALAALKQQGSFSTAAGATAGMAAGEEAKPATAAGGVSERILPHLLNIYGSCATARDFEIYAQHATFEDPLMRAHGVKQIKSAFYTLPKVFGESKIAEYTVKENATGPGKTQILIDNKQHYKVFGKPVDIASLITLDVQDGKVVRHQDWWDKKPLKNRETVSFPLVGRVAEASRRGAMLLTHVLMGCGKDPTP, from the exons ATGCCATCGCGAGCTCTTCTctgcgcctcctccgccgccgcgcgtCTGCTGCCGTCCACGAGGACGAACCCGTCGTCTCCCAGCCTCCTCGCTGTTGCAGCCCTCGCGGCACTGAAGCAGCAGGGATCGTTCTCGACGGCGGCCGGGGCGACGGCAGGCATGGCGGCGGGTGAGGAAGCGAAGCCGGCGACAGCGGCCGGGGGCGTGTCGGAGCGCATCTTGCCGCACCTCCTCAACAT ATACGGATCGTGCGCCACGGCTCGGGACTTCGAGATTTACGCGCAGCACGCCACATTCGAGGACCCGCTCATGCGCGCCCACGG GGTGAAGCAGATCAAATCAGCCTTCTACACGCTCCCCAAG GTGTTCGGTGAATCCAAGATCGCGGAGTACACGGTGAAGGAGAACGCCACCGGGCCGGGGAAAAcccag ATACTGATCGACAACAAGCAGCACTACAAGGTCTTCGGCAAGCCCGTCGACATAGCGTCGCTCATCACGCTCGACGTACAGGACGGCAAGGTCGTCAGACACCAAGACTG GTGGGACAAGAAACCTCTGAAGAATAGGGAGACGGTGAGCTTCCCACTGGTGGGGCGGGTGGCGGAGGCGAGCCGCCGGGGAGCCATGCTGCTCACCCACGTCCTCATGGGCTGCGGCAAGGACCCCACCCCCTAG
- the LOC127338974 gene encoding laccase-19-like has protein sequence MAKFPMAATVVCAVVLAALAAAAGGEAAVVEHTFVVHEMNQTHLCNTTKIYVVNGQLPGPTIDITDGDTVVVDVVNHLPHGLTIHWHGVRQIRSCWSDGAGFVTECPIPPGGNRVYRFNVTGQVGTLWWHAHVTCLRATVAGALIIRPKGGRYPFPTPTKDVPIIIGEWWQLDLIELDRRMNSGNFDDNPVSATINGKLGDLGNCSGQPEESFILDVVRGKTYLLRILNTALFSEYYFKVAGHTFTVVGADGNYLTPYKTDMVTVAPGEAIDVLMAADAPPAHYHMVALANQPPEPDTQIPAYVSRGLVRYAGSDKNNNGLPVAMPLMPDQHNTMPSFYFHKNLTGLAHPDRNRVPMHVDERLFFTLGLGSVCRGNATSCKRRRSPESIVVATMNNVSFRHPTNASLLERYYEGRTSGLYTEDLPDRPPHPYNYTDRDLIPLGPLEEALEPTIKATKLRRFRYNTSVEIIFQSTALLQSDSNPMHLHGYDFFVLAMGLGNYDPKTDPKKFNYHNPQLRNTVEVPRTGWAAVRFVTDNPGMWYLHCHYEFHIIMGMATAFIVENGPTPETSLPPPPPEFKTCGANGFTQP, from the exons ATGGCAAAGTTTCCCATGGCGGCGACCGTCGTCTGCGCCGTGGTCCTTGCGGCTTTGGCAGCCGCGGCCGGCGGTGAGGCTGCGGTCGTGGAGCACACCTTTGTG GTGCACGAGATGAACCAGACACACCTGTGCAACACGACCAAGATCTACGTGGTGAACGGGCAGCTCCCAGGCCCCACGATCGACATCACCGATGGCGACACGGTGGTCGTCGACGTCGTGAACCATCTCCCCCACGGCCTCACCATCCACTGGCACGGAGTCCGGCAGATAAGGAGCTGCTGGTCCGATGGCGCCGGCTTCGTGACCGAGTGCCCCATCCCTCCCGGCGGCAACCGCGTGTACCGCTTCAACGTCACCGGCCAGGTCGGCACGCTGTGGTGGCACGCCCACGTCACCTGCCTCCGAGCTACAGTTGCGGGAGCCCTCATCATCCGGCCCAAGGGAGGGAGGTACCCTTTCCCAACCCCCACCAAGGACGTGCCCATCATCATCGGCGAGTGGTGGCAGCTCGACCTCATCGAGCTCGACAGGAGGATGAACAGCGGCAACTTCGATGACAACCCGGTGTCGGCGACCATCAACGGCAAGCTCGGCGACCTCGGGAACTGTTCCGGACAGCCCGAAGAGAGCTTCATTCTTGACGTGGTGCGTGGGAAGACCTACCTGCTGCGCATCTTGAACACGGCGCTTTTCTCCGAATACTACTTCAAAGTGGCTGGGCACACGTTCACGGTGGTCGGCGCCGACGGGAACTACCTGACGCCATACAAGACGGACATGGTGACCGTTGCGCCGGGCGAGGCCATCGACGTGCTCATGGCTGCTGATGCCCCGCCGGCACACTACCACATGGTGGCACTCGCAAACCAGCCACCTGAGCCTGACACCCAGATCCCGGCATACGTCTCCCGTGGTCTCGTCCGCTACGCCGGATCCGACAAAAACAACAACGGGTTACCTGTGGCGATGCCGCTCATGCCCGACCAACACAACACCATGCCGTCCTTCTACTTCCACAAGAACCTCACCGGCCTCGCCCACCCGGACCGGAATCGAGTCCCCATGCACGTCGACGAGCGCCTCTTCTTCACGCTCGGGCTTGGCTCCGTCTGCCGGGGCAACGCGACGTCGTGCAAGCGCCGGAGGAGTCCAGAGAGCATCGTGGTGGCCACCATGAACAACGTCTCCTTCCGCCACCCGACCAATGCGTCCCTCCTGGAGAGGTACTACGAGGGCCGGACGAGTGGTCTCTACACGGAGGACCTCCCCGATCGCCCGCCGCACCCGTACAACTACACCGACCGTGACTTGATCCCGTTGGGGCCGCTGGAGGAGGCGCTGGAGCCGACGATCAAGGCCACCAAGCTCCGGAGGTTCCGGTACAACACATCCGTGGAGATCATCTTCCAGAGCACTGCACTGCTGCAGAGCGACTCCAACCCGATGCACCTCCATGGCTACGACTTCTTCGTCCTCGCCATGGGGCTCGGAAACTACGATCCCAAGACAGACCCCAAGAAGTTCAACTACCATAACCCGCAGCTAAGGAATACAGTGGAGGTGCCCAGGACCGGATGGGCTGCCGTGCGCTTCGTAACCGACAACCCTGGGATGTGGTACTTGCACTGCCACTACGAGTTCCACATCATCATGGGCATGGCCACGGCGTTCATCGTCGAGAATGGGCCCACGCCGGAGACTAGCCTGCCCCCGCCGCCACCAGAATTCAAGACATGTGGCGCCAATGGCTTCACCCAACCATAA
- the LOC127346055 gene encoding uncharacterized protein has product MGRRPERLCIDSIDDAPRKLLDLLLRLEYSHRAKSFFLAGWYNAEGVGASAILRATAELLKSGTSHPDTREHFGKIIHVDYSLCKNKRAMQRAIAKELNLRHLMPMFDKQDEDDDFRGITVSSRKEIESIGSEIYAFLRNERFLMIFHYEGEEYIDLAGCGIPNPEFGMYATGKLLWSGYGRFQLLGRKGGLKSNSAYFKIITVYPANVDTDQLLHHLLEKEAAEVIDYTGMDGINPSIVLDCFLYSLFLVKKERGNHINVDYEWDTHACNYWICDGILHGDNACDVGSALYSVIQMVPYLAAITLDMLLFQPHTERYKHWISISSNKKISQDASSCFQSFAGDGQPKLKNDIFQLASNLRVLKLCKCNFDFTSPPFRCCHNLRFLWLDHCTNTREDQGGWPFFPNMLVLDIRFTNIPLLQETIEVMTNLREVNTKGVSWRMINHAWKKLQNLHKLRVTESSDVITADNCSSMDMMNLELLDLSGNSHMDSLPTMSPAGNLKMLVLDGCSSLEHVALEGAPPLLESFSFDGYGPAKRWTHPIELPKPELRPKSRTRLVQEAKVRRISLKGCARLCNIFLRGLPNLEELDLSGTTIQALDLSVMDVPGLKKIFLVGCEQLKSLSWSGTNRSLGVIHVDTRRNTRSVFDREEQMSSQVLMAFTDGRFIWSFIYILYWCTRCISKIHIHISSTIQAQVNITKGIMAIVPSLEGLVPTRPFLPYKDIVLNKDIVALSSLVWDHRQLYPLGGHLEIGEGSHHLDNLDKNEDSRSFINSMVESLHVHDSISITTILPGVTRHWVKLKWCHVERCCKLHTVFPSWGGYRSFESLRIFSASDLPVVYYIWATYTNYYWTSFQELQHIYLHNCPRLEIVLSISFTLPNLESIQIAYCANLQHIFPLNEKCPQKIASGVTFEKLKYIKLHYVHKLEQICTTKLTVPKLEMISLRDCWALRRLPALSRQGPKPVVDCEKDWWDRLEWDGSDANHDPSLFETSHSAHYKKTLPRVSVLR; this is encoded by the exons ATGGGTCGTCGTCCAGAAAGACTG TGCATAGACAGTATTGATGATGCCCCCAGAAAGttacttgatcttctgcttcgatTAGAGTACAGTCATAGAGCTAAATCATTCTTCCTGGCTGGCTGGTACAACGCTGAGGGTGTTGGAGCTTCTGCTATTCTTAGAGCCACTGCCGAACTCCTGAAATCCGGCACAAGTCATCCTGACACGAGGGagcattttggaaaaattattcatGTCGACTACTCTCTATGTAAAAACAAAAGAGCTATGCAGAGGGCAATCGCGAAGGAGCTAAACCTTCGTCATTTAATGCCGATGTTTGATAAGCAGGATGAGGATGATGATTTTAGAGGGATAACCGTCAGCTCTAGGAAAGAGATAGAGAGCATCGGAAGTGAGATATATGCATTTCTAAGAAACGAAAGATTTCTGATGATTTTTCATTATGAGGGAGAAGAATATATTGATCTGGCCGGGTGTGGCATTCCTAATCCTGAATTTGGAATGTATGCTACAGGAAAACTATTATGGAGCGGATATGGAAGATTTCAGCTCTTGGGGAGAAAAGGGGGGTTAAAGTCCAATTCTGCTTATTTTAAAATAATTACTGTATATCCTGCTAATGTTGATACCGATCAATTACTACATCATTTATTGGAAAAAGAAGCTGCTGAAGTGATTGATTACACTGGCATGGACGGCATCAACCCATCAATTGTTTTGGATTGCTTCTTGTACTCACTCTTCCTAGTAAAGAAAGAACGAGGGAACCATATCAATGTTGACTATGAATGGGATACTCATGCTTGCAATTACTGGATATGTGATGGCATCCTTCATGGGGACAATGCATGCGATGTTGGTAGTGCATTGTATAGTGTGATACAAATGGTGCCCTATCTAGCCGCAATAACATTAGATATGTTACTCTTTCAGCCACACACAGAACGATATAAACATTGGATTTCAATCTCCTCCAACAAAAAAATATCACAAGATGCATCATCCTGTTTCCAATCATTTGCGGGAGATGGTCAACCAAAACTAAAGAATGATATTTTTCAACTAGCCAGCAACCTCCGTGTGCTAAAACTCTGCAAGTGCAACTTTGATTTTACATCCCCTCCTTTTCGATGCTGCCACAACCTAAGATTCCTTTGGCTTGATCATTGCACAAACACAAGGGAGGATCAAGGTGGCTGGCCATTTTTCCCAAACATGTTGGTTCTTGATATACGCTTCACCAATATTCCTTTGTTACAAGAGACGATAGAGGTGATGACCAATCTGAGGGAGGTAAATACCAAAGGTGTCTCATGGAGGATGATCAATCATGCATGGAAAAAGCTGCAAAACCTTCACAAGCTTCGGGTAACTGAATCCTCAGATGTGATCACGGCGGACAACTGCTCTTCCATGGATATGATGAATCTGGAACTTCTTGACTTGTCGGGTAACAGTCATATGGACTCATTGCCTACAATGTCACCAGCAGGAAACCTAAAGATGCTTGTTCTTGACGGCTGTTCTAGCTTGGAGCATGTTGCACTAGAAGGAGCCCCTCCACTGCTCGAGAGTTTTAGCTTCGATGGTTATGGCCCAGCAAAGAGGTGGACACACCCCATAGAACTACCAAAACCAGAGTTGCGGCCCAAGTCTCGTACTCGTTTAGTTCAAGAAGCCAAGGTGAGAAGGATTTCTCTAAAGGGTTGTGCTCGATTGTGCAATATTTTCTTGCGTGGATTGCCCAATCTTGAGGAGCTGGACCTATCTGGCACAACCATTCAGGCACTTGACCTCAGCGTGATGGATGTCCCAGGGCTAAAGAAGATATTCCTGGTGGGTTGTGAGCAACTGAAAAGCTTATCATGGTCTGGAACAAACAGGTCACTGGGAGTTATACACGTAGACACTCGGAGGAATACTAGATCGGTGTTTGACCGTGAAGAACAAATGTCCTCCCAGGTGCTAATGGCATTTACAGATGGAAGATTCATTTGGTCCTTCATATATATACTCTATTGGTGTACTCGGTGTATCTCGAAAATCCATATCCATATTTCTTCCACAATTCAAGCCCAAGTGAACATCACCAAAGGTATCATGGCGATTGTTCCTAGCCTAGAGGGTTTGGTTCCAACTAGGCCCTTCTTACCATACAAGGATATTGTCCTTAACAAGGATATTGTAGCACTCTCGTCCTTGGTGTGGGACCACCGACAACTTTATCCTTTGGGTGGGCATCTCGAGATTGGTGAAGGAAGCCACCATTTGGACAATTTGGATAAAAACGAAGATTCAAGAAGTTTCATAAACTCTATGGTTGAGTCTCTGCATGTGCATGATAGTATCTCTATCACAACTATCCTTCCTGGAGTAACAAGACATTGGGTCAAGCTAAAATGGTGCCATGTTGAGAGGTGCTGCAAGCTGCACACTGTGTTCCCTAGTTGGGGTGGATATCGGAGCTTTGAGTCATTAAGGATATTTTCTGCATCTGATCTCCCAGTGGTCTACTACATTTGGGCCACATACACTAATTATTACTGGACGTCCTTCCAAGAGCTACAACACATATACTTGCACAATTGTCCAAGGCTGGAGATTGTCCTCTCCATTTCTTTCACATTGCCAAACTTGGAGAGCATTCAGATTGCATATTGTGCTAACCTCCAACATATTTTCCCATTGAACGAGAAGTGCCCTCAAAAGATAGCATCGGGTGTCACATTTGAGAAGCTGAAGTACATCAAGTTGCACTATGTCCACAAACTAGAGCAGATATGCACGACCAAACTGACAGTGCCGAAGTTGGAGATGATTAGCCTCAGGGACTGCTGGGCCTTGAGACGGCTACCAGCCTTGTCACGCCAAGGCCCCAAGCCGGTGGTGGATTGCGAGAAGGACTGGTGGGACAGGCTCGAGTGGGACGGCTCCGACGCCAACCACGATCCATCACTCTTCGAGACAAGCCACTCAGCTCACTACAAGAAGACCCTCCCGAGGGTCTCCGTTCTAAG GTAA
- the LOC127346056 gene encoding uncharacterized protein isoform X1: MVSSSILGRLPTGLRLLQLLCGFILSLTRSSADRDGQHLNFIGGWKAKENEKEVAALDARVKSDVDTGDNFIGDWKAKENEKEAAALDATVKSDIDTGDKELPKFLPRRCMMHVSAILNISENSNGSLEVGVQDLNSRLGPFNT; the protein is encoded by the exons ATGGTATCTTCCTCCATATTAG GCCGCCTACCGACGGGCCTCCGCTTGCTGCAGCTTCTCTGTGGCTTCATCCTTTCCCTGACTCGGTCTTCTGCAGATCGAGATGGACAACAT CTGAATTTTATCGGGGGTTGGAAGGCCAAGGAGAACGAGAAGGAAGTCGCAGCCTTGGATGCCAGAGTGAAAAGTGACGTCGACACCGGTGATAATTTTATTGGGGATTGGAAGGCCAAGGAGAACGAGAAGGAAGCCGCAGCCTTGGATGCCACAGTGAAAAGTGACATCGACACCGGTGATAAGGAACTCCCAAAATTTCTCCCGCGCCG GTGCATGATGCATGTGTCTGCTATCTTGAATATCAGTGAGAATT CCAACGGATCACTAGAGGTGGGTGTTCAAGATCTCAATAGTCGCTTGGGGCCATTCAATACGTAG
- the LOC127346056 gene encoding uncharacterized protein isoform X4: MVSSSILGRLPTGLRLLQLLCGFILSLTRSSADRDGQHAKENEKEVAALDARVKSDVDTGDNFIGDWKAKENEKEAAALDATVKSDIDTGDKELPKFLPRRCMMHVSAILNISENSNGSLEVGVQDLNSRLGPFNT, from the exons ATGGTATCTTCCTCCATATTAG GCCGCCTACCGACGGGCCTCCGCTTGCTGCAGCTTCTCTGTGGCTTCATCCTTTCCCTGACTCGGTCTTCTGCAGATCGAGATGGACAACAT GCCAAGGAGAACGAGAAGGAAGTCGCAGCCTTGGATGCCAGAGTGAAAAGTGACGTCGACACCGGTGATAATTTTATTGGGGATTGGAAGGCCAAGGAGAACGAGAAGGAAGCCGCAGCCTTGGATGCCACAGTGAAAAGTGACATCGACACCGGTGATAAGGAACTCCCAAAATTTCTCCCGCGCCG GTGCATGATGCATGTGTCTGCTATCTTGAATATCAGTGAGAATT CCAACGGATCACTAGAGGTGGGTGTTCAAGATCTCAATAGTCGCTTGGGGCCATTCAATACGTAG
- the LOC127346056 gene encoding uncharacterized protein isoform X2 — protein MVSSSILGRLPTGLRLLQLLCGFILSLTRSSADRDGQHLNFIGGWKAKENEKEVAALDARVKSDVDTGDNFIGDWKAKENEKEAAALDATVKSDIDTGDKELPKFLPRRCMMHVSAILNISENCMSARYHDQEVNSQKAF, from the exons ATGGTATCTTCCTCCATATTAG GCCGCCTACCGACGGGCCTCCGCTTGCTGCAGCTTCTCTGTGGCTTCATCCTTTCCCTGACTCGGTCTTCTGCAGATCGAGATGGACAACAT CTGAATTTTATCGGGGGTTGGAAGGCCAAGGAGAACGAGAAGGAAGTCGCAGCCTTGGATGCCAGAGTGAAAAGTGACGTCGACACCGGTGATAATTTTATTGGGGATTGGAAGGCCAAGGAGAACGAGAAGGAAGCCGCAGCCTTGGATGCCACAGTGAAAAGTGACATCGACACCGGTGATAAGGAACTCCCAAAATTTCTCCCGCGCCG GTGCATGATGCATGTGTCTGCTATCTTGAATATCAGTGAGAATTGTATGTCCGCAAG ATATCATGATCAAGAAGTGAACTCTCAAAAGGCATTCTGA
- the LOC127346056 gene encoding uncharacterized protein isoform X5, whose protein sequence is MVSSSILGRLPTGLRLLQLLCGFILSLTRSSADRDGQHLNFIGGWKAKENEKEVAALDARVKSDVDTGDNFIGDWKAKENEKEAAALDATVKSDIDTGDKELPKFLPRRCMMHVSAILNISENYIMIKK, encoded by the exons ATGGTATCTTCCTCCATATTAG GCCGCCTACCGACGGGCCTCCGCTTGCTGCAGCTTCTCTGTGGCTTCATCCTTTCCCTGACTCGGTCTTCTGCAGATCGAGATGGACAACAT CTGAATTTTATCGGGGGTTGGAAGGCCAAGGAGAACGAGAAGGAAGTCGCAGCCTTGGATGCCAGAGTGAAAAGTGACGTCGACACCGGTGATAATTTTATTGGGGATTGGAAGGCCAAGGAGAACGAGAAGGAAGCCGCAGCCTTGGATGCCACAGTGAAAAGTGACATCGACACCGGTGATAAGGAACTCCCAAAATTTCTCCCGCGCCG GTGCATGATGCATGTGTCTGCTATCTTGAATATCAGTGAGAATT ATATCATGATCAAGAAGTGA
- the LOC127346056 gene encoding uncharacterized protein isoform X3 yields MVSSSILGRLPTGLRLLQLLCGFILSLTRSSADRDGQHLNFIGGWKAKENEKEVAALDARVKSDVDTGDNFIGDWKAKENEKEAAALDATVKSDIDTGDKELPKFLPRRCMMHVSAILNISENCMSASQRITRGGCSRSQ; encoded by the exons ATGGTATCTTCCTCCATATTAG GCCGCCTACCGACGGGCCTCCGCTTGCTGCAGCTTCTCTGTGGCTTCATCCTTTCCCTGACTCGGTCTTCTGCAGATCGAGATGGACAACAT CTGAATTTTATCGGGGGTTGGAAGGCCAAGGAGAACGAGAAGGAAGTCGCAGCCTTGGATGCCAGAGTGAAAAGTGACGTCGACACCGGTGATAATTTTATTGGGGATTGGAAGGCCAAGGAGAACGAGAAGGAAGCCGCAGCCTTGGATGCCACAGTGAAAAGTGACATCGACACCGGTGATAAGGAACTCCCAAAATTTCTCCCGCGCCG GTGCATGATGCATGTGTCTGCTATCTTGAATATCAGTGAGAATTGTATGTCCGCAAG CCAACGGATCACTAGAGGTGGGTGTTCAAGATCTCAATAG
- the LOC127346056 gene encoding uncharacterized protein isoform X6: MVSSSILGRLPTGLRLLQLLCGFILSLTRSSADRDGQHLNFIGGWKAKENEKEVAALDARVKSDVDTGDNFIGDWKAKENEKEAAALDATVKSDIDTGDKELPKFLPRRCMMHVSAILNISENYK, encoded by the exons ATGGTATCTTCCTCCATATTAG GCCGCCTACCGACGGGCCTCCGCTTGCTGCAGCTTCTCTGTGGCTTCATCCTTTCCCTGACTCGGTCTTCTGCAGATCGAGATGGACAACAT CTGAATTTTATCGGGGGTTGGAAGGCCAAGGAGAACGAGAAGGAAGTCGCAGCCTTGGATGCCAGAGTGAAAAGTGACGTCGACACCGGTGATAATTTTATTGGGGATTGGAAGGCCAAGGAGAACGAGAAGGAAGCCGCAGCCTTGGATGCCACAGTGAAAAGTGACATCGACACCGGTGATAAGGAACTCCCAAAATTTCTCCCGCGCCG GTGCATGATGCATGTGTCTGCTATCTTGAATATCAGTGAGAATT ATAAATAG